The Pagrus major chromosome 1, Pma_NU_1.0 genome includes the window GACCAATGGTAATGGCTggagaaggacagacaggataCAGGACTTTTGTTAGAACAGTGTGTATAGTATCATGATGCTAACTGCGTTATTTTCTCCCATGTGGATGACTAAATGCTCTTTCTGCTCTGATTTTCAACTGTCACTCCTAAAATATAACTACAAAATCTGTCTAAAAACAAGTATAATAAAGTATATGTGCGTAATCATGATACCTGTGTTCTCGAGCAGGGTCTTGGGAGTGTTGGGTCGATTAATAATCTCAACCAGCTGGTTCAGGACCATAGCAATATATGGCTGCATCTCCACTCCTGTTGAGTAGTGAGTtaaagtcagacacacacatcaagaAATCTCATATTCAACGGCACAAGCACTTCACAGCATCATGTATAAGTAGATTTGCTGCAACTCACCCATCTGCATACAAATCTCTCCTATGGCCCATGTAGCATTGTTGCAGACAGAGATGAACTCTGGGTTTAGATTTGTCCCGAGGATTGGCATGAATTCagctgcagaacaaacacataagaaaaaatgtcatcatcacATTGAGCCAAGTTCACGGGTCAAGATTTTAGCCCTGATCGCAGACAAAGATCAGAGACAGATGAACAACGATCAGTGCGTGTGAACTGTTTAAAGGCGTGATCCCAGCGCTCGGGAGCAGCTCACCGACAGACAGGCTAGATATCTGACTGAGTCAGAGACGGGTTGGGGAGCCAGGTACGAGCTACAGCCAACGAGCGCActcctctcatttctctctTCTGCTGTCATCCGCAGCATACAGCTCAATAATAGCTTATAGTTTCAATCAGAATGCATACACACAGGCTGTTTAGCATTTGTAATTGTTTCGTCCTTGCTGAACCGCAATACCAGCAGGCAGTTTCACGTTTTCAGTGCAAAAACACTCCTTGCTGCGTGCATATCTGATTCCATCCTCTCACCcatattcttttcttttcttccttgtTTTTCCACATCATTCCTGTGTCACATTTTCGCATGTACATCTTGTTATGTGTGACCCCCGGtcgctgatcagtcatgtagtgTGGAAGGCACAACAACTATAAGACTCCCGACAAGGCAGAAAGTTGTGTAGTGTGAACAACACAGCAATCTGACGACTTTGAAAGTTGTGCAGTGTGGCCAAGGCATGAGATGCACAAAAACGAGGGGGATGAGGaacattatttttgttctgtgagtgtgtgtgtatgtgaaagaGACAATGAGATAATTACCAATACACGGTTTGACATGAGGGAAGCAGGCCTTAGTCAAGTCACCCAGAAGAGCAAATGAACTCTGTCTTACTTCAGGCATCGTATCCTGGgacaaaagagacagagaagcaaAGAGAAATGTGAACACACACCGTCAGCAGACCTCAAGATTTGCCCAGTGGAACAACTAACAGCTCACTGTGGCTCTTCTCCTTGTTCCATTAGTCTGGCAAgaagtttaaataaaaatgatcatctCACTAAAAGCATTGatgaatgacttgttttgttttgctgatgCAGTTTGTAGTGATCACTGGCAGCCAGCACTAAAATATTAGATTAATACAGTGCacttcctgcagctgcttcacaacAAAAGCCACCAACAAATTTAATGAGAAGCAGCACGATagggaaatgttcagtttgcatAAGCAGTAACAAATACAGCTCTGTCACAACTGTAGGATGGTTATAGCTGAAAAGAGAGAGCTCTGTATATAAGTTACATTACAAACACTACATGCATGCAGACTCTGGAAGCCTTCATCATCACTTCTAAATTTTTCCTTAAAATgcaattgtgaaaaataaagtttaaagaaTTCCTTTATAAGCACAGCAATCGATGTGTaatgtcactttgtttattttaccagctgTGCATATTAACATTGATTATATGCTTTGATCATGGTTATTTAATGCTCAACTCCAGGAGACAAACAAAATTTTTGATTTACACGAGTGAGTGTGTAGATTAAACACCAGATTATGCGGAAAAGTAACCATTTTTCAAGGAATATATTGAAATTCACACATATTCCTAACCTTGAGCAGgcattttaaaaagactttGTACAATCTCTAATCGTTTCCTGTGAATTGTGCAAGCAATTTAAATCCAGCAAGGTATGGTGGACTCATCcaataacaatgaaaacttCTATATAAGAGAgtaataacaaaatgtaaacacattgaCGCGCACACACGGGCTCTCCTCACCTGCATGCACTGGAAAAGTAGAGTCATGATATTACTGCGGGCCACAAGCGTGTCCACGTGGCCCCCGAGTCCTTCAGCTAAGCCACTTAAAAGATCCAGAGCCACGATCATGAAGTCCTTGTCGGGCGCTTCGTACTGGTCTGGTTGCTGGCTGTACATCTGAGACACACAgaagagaagatggagagaaaaggtCAAAAGTGGTGTGATGCCATCGAGTGTCATTTGTATGTAAAGCAGCAGACACATAAACTGCCTCTTTGGACAATTGTGCACAACTCACCATGGCCTGAGCAAGTGTCTTCTGGACCAGTGTGACACATCGCTGGTAGACGGGCTCACAGTACGGGAGGAAGCCGCTCTGCAGCGCTGTGGCAACGGATGATAGACACTCGAGCAGAGGGAAGAGGTCTTTGTCTTCATCCTTCAGCTCGTTCCACTTGGCTATCAGCGGAGGCATCAGCTTCTGGATGTACTCCTAAAAGTGTTTAGACTGTGATTCATTCATTCCTTTACCACAATTTCAATGTTACACACATACCAaaggtgtgtgaatgttttgctCACAGGCTGGTTGAGATGGTGTCCCACGGAGTCGGCCAGTGTTCCGATAGCATCGTAGAGGATGAGCAGGTTCTTGTGCTGGTATTTCCCAAAAGCAAAAACCAGCGTGTCCAGGATGAAGCTCAAGTAAGGCACCAGCTCTGTACATgcctcctcctccagggtgGCAAACGCACTGTAGGATAAACAAGATTGGTTAGATGGTTGCatgaattaaaactgaaaaaacatagGAGAGACGAACATATGGAGAAACGAACAGCTGTACCTGCATGCTGCTTCCTGTACCCTCTTATTGCCATCCAGGATGCGTTTGAGCAGCTCGGTCATGAGTGGCTTGAGGTGAGCATCGGGGGGCTGGCTGACCACCCAGTGAGCGTATCGACTAAGGGTCCAGCAGGCGATGGAGCGGACCAGAGCCTTCttgtcacacaaacactggaTTAGGTGGGGGATGAGCTCAGGCAAGTAAGGTACCATACCTTGCATACAGCCTGGAAGGATGAAAAGGTTTTACACATCTTGATAGGAAAGGtgcaacattttgggaaatgtgtttatttgctttcttgccaagagttcTCACATCTATACATGTGATATAAAGCTATCACgtgcagctagttagcttaagTTAGCAGAAAGACTGGCAACACGGGGAAACTGCCAGTCTGGTTCAGTCCAAAGGTTACAATATCAACCTACAGCAACTATAGAGCTTTTTGTTTCTTACTGTTCTGTTCCTTATCTCAGggaataaatatatgaatattcaGTGTGTGCAGAGTCTCACCCTCAGCGATAGCCCCCAGCACTAGGATGCCAGACTCCTTGATGACCCAGTCAGGGTGGAAAAGCAGGCCTTTGAGCAAGGGCAGGAGATGAGGGAGCAACTCCTCGCGAAACACATTGGCAAGAACgtccagagctgcagctgaacacTTCCCTGGAGGGGGAAACCACCATCAGGATTAAACAATGTGAAACTGTAATAATATACTTTGTTATTATGTTTGGGAAAATGTTCAAAGTCAAGGAATGCACTTAAAGAGAAAGAAGTGCATATCTGTCTGTAACTTACGTAGGTTCCAGTCAGACAACGTATCATCGTCGTCGTCCTCATCGTCATCGATGTCCTCCCCCTCCTCGCCCTCCCCTCCTTCGTGCTGCAGAGTGACGGTGCGGGACTTGTGGAAGCGAGGCTTGATGTCTTGCTCGCTGTCTGGAACGGCTTCATCCTCTTCAACGTCGCCCTGGAGGACAACAGAGAGAAAGGTGAAtgcaaaacagacacaggtaaaaaaaggaggagacaagaagagaaacagggTGTCTGAATGAGGAACAAGTGATTTATCTAAGGGGAGGGGGCTCACCTTTAGAAGAATAATGTCAATCTCAGAGTATTTCATCCCATTTACCAGGATAGGTATCagcctgaaaaaaaagagacagacagccacaTTACTACACAGATTAAATTGATACAAAACTTGATTTTCACTTCCTTGTCATCAACCTAACCCTCTCCAACTATCCAGCTGTTACTTACTGGACCAAGTGGCCAGACAGGGCCTCTTTACAGATGGGCTGCTCAGCCAGAGTCAGCCAGAACTCACAGGCCTCCAGAGCCACATTCTCATCTGGGTCCTGGGTCCGCTGTAGCATGTACTGGtgtcagacaaaaaaaggaggcaatgatgagacagaggaaggaggaagacagaggaaGGGAAAATCACACAGGCCTTCTTTGTAAAGTGG containing:
- the tnpo2b gene encoding transportin-2, whose product is MEWQPDEQGLQQVLQLLKDSQSPDTATQRAVQEKLEQLNQFPDFNNYLIFVLTSLKSEDEPTRSLSGLILKNNVKAHYQNFPPNVADFIKRECLNNIGDPSPLIRATIGILITTIASKGELQTWPELLPQLCNLLNSEDYNTCEGSFGALQKICEDSSELLDSDALNRPLNIMIPKFLQFFKHCSPKIRSHAIACVNQFIIGRAQALMDNIDTFIESLFALAGDEDSEVRKNVCRALVMLLEVRIDRLIPHMHSIIQYMLQRTQDPDENVALEACEFWLTLAEQPICKEALSGHLVQLIPILVNGMKYSEIDIILLKGDVEEDEAVPDSEQDIKPRFHKSRTVTLQHEGGEGEEGEDIDDDEDDDDDTLSDWNLRKCSAAALDVLANVFREELLPHLLPLLKGLLFHPDWVIKESGILVLGAIAEGCMQGMVPYLPELIPHLIQCLCDKKALVRSIACWTLSRYAHWVVSQPPDAHLKPLMTELLKRILDGNKRVQEAACSAFATLEEEACTELVPYLSFILDTLVFAFGKYQHKNLLILYDAIGTLADSVGHHLNQPEYIQKLMPPLIAKWNELKDEDKDLFPLLECLSSVATALQSGFLPYCEPVYQRCVTLVQKTLAQAMMYSQQPDQYEAPDKDFMIVALDLLSGLAEGLGGHVDTLVARSNIMTLLFQCMQDTMPEVRQSSFALLGDLTKACFPHVKPCIAEFMPILGTNLNPEFISVCNNATWAIGEICMQMGVEMQPYIAMVLNQLVEIINRPNTPKTLLENTAITIGRLGYVCPQEVAAMLPQFIRPWCTSLRNIRDNEEKDSAFRGICMMIGVNPGGVVQDFIFFCDAVASWVNPKDDLRDMFYKILHGFKEQVGEENWQQFSEQFPPLLKERLAACYGV